The proteins below are encoded in one region of Deinococcus seoulensis:
- the rapZ gene encoding RNase adapter RapZ has protein sequence MPFVVVSGLSGSGKSTALRTLEDAGFFITDNLPPELWGAMHDLVEARGLDRVAISTDARTRHFLDALETSYVRLSRRREDLRVLFLEANADVLLKRYNFTRREHPLGENLMLDFARERELLAPLRSIADTVIDTTDLSAKDLGSRVLQLFRLEQDFHLRLMSFGFKHAPPRDVDMILDVRSLPNPYYDPALRPKTGLDADVADYAFSGADAEAFYAELRDFVRVAAERARATGRHGYTVGIGCTGGQHRSVAVTARLAGDLKDLNVDVMDHRDMKVGEHG, from the coding sequence ATGCCGTTTGTCGTGGTCTCAGGCCTGTCCGGAAGTGGAAAAAGCACCGCCCTGCGCACCCTGGAGGACGCCGGATTCTTCATCACGGACAACCTGCCCCCGGAACTGTGGGGTGCCATGCACGACCTCGTGGAGGCGCGCGGCCTGGACCGCGTGGCGATCAGCACCGACGCCCGCACCCGCCACTTCCTGGACGCCCTGGAAACCAGTTACGTGCGCCTCTCGCGCCGCCGCGAGGACCTGCGCGTGCTGTTCCTGGAGGCGAACGCGGACGTGCTGCTCAAGCGGTACAACTTCACGCGCCGCGAACACCCGCTCGGCGAGAACCTGATGCTGGACTTCGCGCGGGAACGCGAACTGCTCGCCCCGCTGCGCTCCATCGCCGACACCGTGATCGACACCACCGACCTGAGCGCCAAGGACCTGGGCAGCCGCGTGCTGCAACTGTTCCGGCTGGAACAGGACTTCCACCTGCGCCTGATGTCCTTCGGGTTCAAGCACGCCCCCCCGCGCGACGTGGACATGATCCTCGACGTGCGCTCGCTGCCCAACCCGTACTACGACCCCGCCCTGCGCCCCAAGACCGGCCTGGACGCCGACGTGGCCGACTACGCCTTCAGCGGCGCGGACGCCGAGGCGTTCTACGCCGAACTGCGTGACTTCGTGCGGGTGGCCGCCGAACGCGCCCGCGCCACGGGCCGCCACGGGTACACCGTCGGGATCGGCTGCACCGGCGGGCAGCACCGCAGCGTGGCCGTCACCGCCCGCC